TAGGAGTTTTTAAGTTTgaagtcccatttgcttatttttgctttcattgcatgtgcttttggtgtcatatccaagaaattattaCCAAATCCAGTATCATGATGCTTCCCATTTTCTTCTGGGAATTTTATAATTtgaagtcttacatttaggtctttaatcattttgagttcatttttgtatatggtgtaaggtaagggtccaactacattcttttgcatgtggatatccagtttcccagcaccatttgttgaaaagactgtcttttccccattgaatggtgtTGGCACTCTTGTCAAGGATCCTTTGACCATATacacaagggtttatttctgggtgctgtactctgtttcattggtctatatgtctgtctttatgccagtaccacactgttttgattaccatagatTTGTAATATGTTCTGAAATCAGGGATtgtgagacctccaactttgttcttctttttcaagattgtttatTCAGGGTCCCTGGAGGTTCCATATGAGTTTAGGATggagttttctatttctgcaaaaaatgatgttggcttttgatagggattgcattgattctgtagattgcttgggatAGTATTGACATCTTAGCAATAACAAGTCTTCCATTCTGTGAACTTTAGatgtcttcccatttatttgtgtcttctttaatctctttcagcAATGCCTTCTAGTTTTCTCTGTAGAAGTCTcccacctccttggttaagtttattcctaagtattttattctttttttgatgctgttgtaaatgggattgttttcttaatttccttttcaattttattaaattttaattaatttagatcTAAATTCAACTGCCTgctattgagtacttgaaataCGTTTTGTGAGACTAAacttaacatttaattttaattaatttaggtCTAAATTCAAATAGCcaaatgtggctagtggctaccattttgGACAGTGTAGGtgcagaacatttctatcatcacTGTTCTCTTGTACAGTGCTGTGTTTGAATATCTGTTTATATTGTCTCTCTTGTGGGTTATTTGTATTCTAAACCTAACTTTAGTTGTAAAACTAAAGTCTTTGTCCTGCTGGTAAGTTGCCTAGACCACTGACATGGGCTTGCTGTGTGTGTTCCACCTTAGCCTTGTGGAACGTGTTAACAGGAAAGATTATTGTACAGACCACTGGCTGTTAACTCAGATCAGGATGAGAATCaggagcatctttacatgtgtgGAACTCAAATAGGTGATTGGGTCCAAGACCAGTGGAAAGATATTCAAAAGAACTAAGAGGGTAAAAGCATCTATCTACCTGCCTGGGAGGGTGTTATGTCAAATACTGAGCATTTTTCCAAACTGCTTCTCCCTGTTCCCCCTACTCCCTAAAGGTGATTAAAGGGAGGTCAGttttaagaaagaaggaattGGTTCAGTGGCACTTTAACAAAAAGAAGACTCTGAGGATTATACACTTTAATGTAGATTTATTCCCAGATGCCTGTCTTATCAAGGTGTAGATGATGACATTAGTCCCCAAATCCTCCACACAACAAATTACCTTTCCTGACTTATTTTCCCATTCAGGTCTCTCCTTGATCTGACTTTAgccaaattaaaatgttttgagaaaaagaaagaaaagcaactcAAGGGCTTAACCCCAACCTCCCTCGGGAAGAGGCCTGTACCTTCCACTCTGGGGACTTGATCTGCCAGAGGCATAATTGCCATCCTGTACACCTATCAAGAGGGTTCCATATGgtggctgctgcttctgctaCCCAAGCACTGCAGCTGTTCTCCAATAACCTGCCTCCTGCCCTCTACTACTGGAGACGGGAACAAAGGGTGGTCATGCGGCTGCAAGTGATATAGAGGTGGCACCCTGTGaagctctttcctgcctcatccttcatttgttttatttagaaattctgGGGAGACATTGAGTATTATTTGACACTGAGATGTTTTTCTCCCACCTATAGCCCAGTCCCTCAACTAGGATGCTACTAAGAAAAATAGAAGCAATTAGAAGAGATGCTGAAGGGAAcaaaaggggagggaagaaagaaggggcGTGATGTTTGAGCcaggcagaaaaggaaagaaaagaaggtacACGCCAGCTTATTGGCCCTGAGGCTAGGTGCTGTTCTGCCCCTTCCCTAGCACCCTCAGTCTGCTTTCCTGCAAGGATCCCACAGAGTGAAGGACTGACAGGCAACCACACAGGTCCCTCCAGCCAGCATCTGTTCCCATCCCAGAACACTGTTGGCCGTGTTTCAGATACTTGGAATGAGTACTTTCTCCCTTGCCCTGTgccttgtctttttgtttgtttctgttttggtttggggggttttattgtttgtttgtttgtttgtttttgtcttcgtTGACTTGAGACTATCAGAACacttctgggtttccttttgcCCATTTCTACCTAGGAAAGGTGTCACCTCTCTGGCTGAATTCCTAGTATGCAGTCATAGGAGGGCTGATGTTTTGGCCCAACCTCAGAGATTTCCATTTCATCCCTAATGAGGAAGACTAAAAATAGCTGAAATTCCTCACCTTGAACCTGACTTTTCCTTCAAGGGCAAGAGGACACTAAGTGAGGAAGGACTTGTTTGTATAACATccgtataaagaaaaaaatgaattaatgtctGACATAGCagacatgtaaattaaaaaaaataaactgagctCTAGTGTGTTCCagggttaaaaaaacaaaacaaaactgcttaagaattaaaagagataaaggtAGGGGGAATAAGCTGAAAGTGACCTTTATTTTGACATTTGTGTGGGCTAAACTGGACTATGAGAAATTTTGCTCTGGCTAGTTTTAGATACAAAGTATAGGTGCTTTCTAaaagtgtgtttttgttttgtttttttacaatgtAAGTCCAGATCACACATCCAGAACCTTCTTATTAGTGTCAGATTGTGTTAATTCAATTATAATGTTCAGTTTTAACCTAATAAAGGCCTTTTGTTGGGGTGGAATGGATATACATGGCAAAGGTTGGAAATTTTCCCAAAAGCCATTCAATGGATTGCAGCGCCACTGTTGAATACTGTGAATGTGATTGTCCCGCTCATGGAAAAATCTAATTATTGTGTTCCTCTGAACTTAGGGCtataaaagagaaagggagagagaaaacttaCCCTTCCACCTCACACCCGGCATCCGAAGGGCTCTATCTCCATCTCATCCCAAAGCCAGATCACCAGCTTCCTCCCGACTTTGGTAAGTGAAATGTAAGAGGCTGGCAGGGTCGTTCTACGTTGGAGAATTAAGAGCCTCTGTCCTCTGAAAAGAAACTGTTCTCCCCACACTGTTTGGCCTTCACTTGGAGAGTAATATTTTtcctcagaggaaagaaaaaagaaacctggaaTGAGCCTCTAAAGTGAGTACTTCTGCATTTGCCACATAAAAGACACATTCACACAGCTAaatatcttcatttctcttccGTATTGGTGTTCCAAGACTATTACATGGTGGAGGTATGGGGAAAGGAAGGTTCTGGCAAGCCTGTTCTCATGTGCCCCTTCCTCTTTACTTTGTTTGTTGCCCAGGCTCCCATCCAAGTCCTTTCCCCACTTGCCTGGCACCCCCAGACCAGCATCCTCCATGCCTCCTGGACCAGTCAAACCTGCCCCTGCTCAGGTCCGGCCCCCCTCGCCCGGCAACATCCGCCCCATCAAGAGAGAAGTCAGAGTGGAACCTGAGAGAAAAGACCCTGAGAAGGAACCTCAGAAAGTTGCCAGTGAGCCCTCACTAAAGGGCAGGGCACTTTTGGTGAAGGTAGAAGAAGCCACAGTGGAAGAGGGGACACCTGTCGAACCAGAGGTCGCTCCTGGTAGGAATCCACTGACTCGTGGTGGAGTGTGGGTCGCTTGCTCTCTTTAGtcactcttcctttttctcctgcaCTGCTCTGacttggctttttctttctttctttttttcccttgtcgGGCACTTGAAAATTTTACTCTAAGGCTAATCTGGGGAACTTTTCTTGAATATAATTTTCCTacatagaaagaaagaatcatCCATCCTACGGCCTATGGTCAGAGCCACAGCATATTAATTCAGGTGTGGTTAACAACCACAAACAGGTATTATCACGCAGAGTcttgggtcaggaatttgggagcagcttagctgggttgTTAGAGGATGGCTCATGCACAGGGCTGTCGGCAGGTGACCTTCATTTCATGACACATGAACCTCTCCATAGGGCTGTTGGACGTCCTCACAGTCTGTCCACTCTGCTGGCTTCCCGCAGAATGAGTGAGCTGAGGGAGAGAATCATGAGGAGCCCACAGTATCTTTTATGCCCagtctcagaagtcacacacGCAGAAATCacgatttcttttctttttttatttattcatttatttttggctgctttgggtcttcgttgctgcccacgggcttcctctagttgcggtgagcgggggctactcttcattgcagcgcacggacttctcattgcagtggcttctcttgttgcggagcttgggctctaggcacgcaggcttcagtagctgtggcgcacgggctcagtagttgtggctcgcgggctctagagctcagactcagtagttgtggcacaggggcttagttgctccgcggcatgtgggatcctcccggaccagggactgaacccatgtcccctgcactggcaggcagattcccaaccgctgtgccaccagggaggtcacAGAAATCACGATTTCTGTCATACTATtcgttagaagcaagtcactagctTCAGCTCACACTCAAGTTGGGGGGATTAGCCTCCATCTTTTAAAGGGAGGATTTTCGAAGAAtttagggaaatatttttaaaccacatCTATAATGTTTCAAACTGTAGAACCCTGCCCCTACCtcagacctattgaatcagaatacGTGGTGGATCCAAGGACTCTGAAGGATACTAAGCTCATCTGTTGACTCTTGTGCaggattgccagataaaatagaGTGGCAGTTATCCTGTGTGTACTGGAGTTTGGGGACCACTGGCTTAGCGTATGTGATTGACAGAGGTCAGAATTTTTTCCAAAAGACCCAGTGGATCTCATCTCTACCAGGTTAACCAGATGCTGTTTAGAAGTTTAAAATCACCTGGAACTAGAAATTCAGTGTATCTTGTTGAAAATTGTCTTCATTCAAGAGTTTTATCTTTAAGACTTAATTTGAAGATACAGGGTGGGGGGCAAAGAAAGAATAGTGACTCAAGACAAATGATAGTATAGTAAGGGAATGGACGAGTCCAATACCTGTTTGCatggaaagagggagaagagaaaggccAAAAAGTGTCCTGAGGGCAAAGAAAAATCTGTGGGAGCAGCAGGAGAAATGCAGATCTTGAAAGGAGGGTCTGGAGTGGTCAGGTGCCAGGGATCACAACTCACCATGGTGCCTATGGCAGGGGTGCCCCAGCCCCCTAGGTCCTTTTCCTGAATCCAAATAAGGTCAGAGAACTACTCTCATCTTGCATGTTGGCATCAGAACTGGCAGTGGAGACCTGCAATGTCTAAGGAGCACAGGTGCCATCTCCTGAAGAGGCTCTTGGTTCCTCCCTCCTCAGACCTGGAGGCAGCTCTGGGTAGACAGAAGAGGCCTCTTCCTTGGTCTCTTCCCGCCTGAGTCCGGGCTCAGTGGTATGGACGCTGGGCATGGTCACAGAAAGGCTTGAGTCCTCTAGGGATGAATAGTCACTAaagagaaggaattttttttttaacgtaatgAAAGGCAAATGGAAGAGCTCATCTTCCTTTTTCCTGGGGTATAACTTCCCACAGAACCTAACATGAGTTTCTATACTTAGTACACATTCGATATATGTTGTTAACTGATTTAACTTGTATAAAAATAAGGCTTGGTGACAAAGTGTCAGCTTCGGATGTCTCACTTACACACGCGGCTTTTTGTTATCTGTTGCCCGGTTACAGATAGAATACAGTGAAACCGTGAGAACGCGCAGTAATAAacattcccttttcttttataGCGATGAATTCGAGGCCTGGGGTGCGGGGGATGCTAGTTTTTGTGTTGttctttggcttttgtttccAATTGGTTTTCTCCTTGTACTTGTTTGTACAGCTGCTCCGGAGGCAGCCTCAGCACCAGCCTCCGCTCCAGCCTCCACTCTGGCCCCTTCATCCACTGTGACTGCCATTGCTTCTCTGAAGACCTCTGCGGGCACCACTGACCCGGAAGAGGCCACGAGGCTTCTAGCTGAGAAGAGGCGGCTGGCccgagagcagagagagaaggaggaaagggagaagagggagacGAGAGAGCTTGAAAGGTAAAGGAGTGACACTGCTCAGTGACACCCTGGTGACACCTTGGATTAAGTCTTCAGTCAGGGAGAAGAGGTAACGGTGGTGTTGAAGGTGAATCTATTTAGTTGTTTCAGAATTAGTCTCCCCTGGTATCCACTGAGCGACTTCTGTAAGCCACGTTTTCTTATTATAATGACACTGCAACAAAACTGATGGAgaaggggattttttttgttttcgaAGGACTAGGGAgaaaggtttaaagaaaaaaaaatcatccatatTTTTACCAGATTTCAATAATTGTGTACATTTTGGGTCACCCTTTCCAGTCTCTGAACAGTGGGTGGGCGTATGTACatgcataaatacatacatacgcACATAGATTCGCATAATTGTAACCACAGTAGAGGTACAGTTGTGcagtcttaattttttatttaacgTATCTCTCATCTCCATGTTTCCTCATTATCTTTCTCATTATCTTAAAGCTGCATATCAACAGCTCATGTTTTCTTCCAGATAGTATTCCTCTCAGAGGGTAGCTGCGTGAGACAGTTAAGTGCCCCATGACTGCCTGCCAGACAGTATGCCAGGGGCAGTTTGCTTAGTTGCCCCCCTTCCGGAGCTAATAAGGCTAATGACAATATAATTGTTCTTCAAATAAGCAGAACTGCCTCTCCGGAAAGGACGGCAGCCCCAGTGCTGGGCCGCCATCTTGGACATGCCCTACCCTTGGTCCCAACAGGGAGCTTACGTGGTCCATCTTGTCCCTGTACTGAAACAGAACATTATAACCTTTATTTACGTACAGAGATTTGGAGGGGAGCGTTAAATTCGTTACTAAAAGTCACATTATTGGATTAAACAGATCTCAGCCTTTAAAGATATATTGcagatcctttaaaaaaaaaaaaagaaaacaaaacaaaacaggggcttccctggtggcgcagtggttgagagtccgcctgccgatgcaggggacacgggttcgtgccccggtccgggaagatcccacatgccgcgcagcggctgggcccgtgagccatggccgctgagcctgtgcgtccggagcctgtgctccgcaacgtgagaggccacaacagtgagaggcctacgtaccgcaaaaaaaagaaagaaagaaagaaagaaaacaagctcTCCTCAGAATATGAGTGGATACattctgcttctgtttcccaCGAGGCAAcgggaggctgggaaggggaggaggaaggagagagggtggCTTCACGTGTATCAGTGGATGCTGTTGGCCAGACCTCCCAACAAACTGTTCTCGCGGTAACCACAAACTCGATCGCGCcttgccaaggaagtcccctcaCGTATCTTCgtcttgttttgtctttttccagaCAAAAGCGAGAAGAATTGGCCCAAAGGGTGGCTGAAGAGAGAACCCGCCGAGAGGAGGAGGCCCGCCAGCTGGAAGCTCAGCaagccagggagagggaagagcagCTGCGGCGGCAGGAGGAGGAGCGGGCCCGGCGCGAGCGGGAGGAGATGGAGCGCATCCAGAAACAGGTAGCGGGGGGCCAGCTCCCGCCCGGGAAGCAGGTCGGCGCAGCCCTGGCTCAAGATGGGGCAAGGGGCAGTCCAGATGGGAAGAGGAAGCTGTTGAGCGTGGGGTTAGGAGTGCTCGTGTCTCCCCCGTGTGCGCTCGTGGTCCTCGCGTTCTCCGTCCTCGGGCGCCCCGGGACCTTGGGGGCAGCGGGCACAGCCGGCCTGTGTGTAAGAAGCAGATACAGACTTCCCGttttcagaaagaagaagaagctCGTGTTCGGGAAGAAGCAGAGAGGGTCCGGCAGGAACGGGAGAAGCATTTCCAGAGAGAAGAGCAGGAGCGCCTGGAGAGGAAGAAGGTAGTTGCGCCTCTGCCCCCGCAGCCTGGCGCCCTCGCTGCTCTTGATTCTGCTTAGACTGAAGCCAGCTCCAGACCAAGAGACTAGCTCACTGCCATCAGAAAACAAAAGTGTCCTGCCCATTCCAGGTTAACTAAAGCAGCTCTCAGTATTAATGTTCTCCTCCAAAGAAATCGCTCTTGGTGTTTCAGGCTTCACCAAAAACAGTTGCTTCCAATTCATGCGACTTAAGCCAATTTCAACTTCTTTGAGTAACTCCAGTTAAGACAAAGACAATTATATTTTCCCAAAATAATGGACATGTTTCAGTGCCCTGCTATTTGCTTAGTCAGTGAAATGCGCCAGGCTAGCTTTCTTTCCATATCTAATGTGTTTGCTCAATTCTGCCTTTTTTGTAGAGGCTTGAGGAGATAATGAAAAGAACCAGAAAACCAGAAGCTTCAGATAAGGTATTGAGATGGCCTTTTTTTTAACTAttcttaatgactttttttttttactttcatttgtaattttaacattaaaaagtcttttttttttttttctttgttagaaaACCGTTGATCAGAGAAATGGAGATATAACCAAGGGAGCGCTCATTAGAGAAACAGGTATTTATTTCAGtgaactcaaatcaatacaaatatagaattttttaatttattctgtgGAGGTCAAGATAaacattgatttaaaataaaaatactcattgACTCACAGAAGTTTAGGTGTTTCTCATCTAGTCCACAAATAATCCCCTTTATCTAAAAATCTCTAGCATTTCTAgcagatttttttcacatttgtttatACTCTAATGGAGTATTTAATATCTTAagtcattttaattatatatatatgtctatatatctatgtgtatgtatgcCTCTATAGATATGTATACAcacgtatatgtgtatatacacacacgaTTAGAAGAATTTTCTgagtttataaaattaaatttcatttgtcATTTACTATCTGCTAAAGGAATCTGTGTTTATATTTGCTATTAAGgacattaaatttaaatattttgacaaCTTGTACTTATGGCATTTCTCAGAAAAGGacttaaatgttatttcttttagtTCTGACTTCAGAATAgagttaaaatttgaaatttgttgaaatttcATTAGAAAGTTGTTCATATGCCATAGGCTTTGGACAAAGATGATTAATTTCTTGGTGATTTTAAACCAAATTtggtgtatataaaaataaaatttatcttagTGTTTTAGTACTCAcactcaactaatatttattaaatgccttctTTGTGTCAGATACATCTGCAtacattttcttgtttaatttccatTGCAGACCTGTGAGATAGGAGATGCTTTATCTTGGAGTAAGCAGGCATTTTCGGAAAACTTTTGTGTGCCAGGCCCTTTTGTAGGTGCTAGGATTCAGTGTGAGCAGGTCAGCCGAGGTCCCTACCCCC
The genomic region above belongs to Phocoena sinus isolate mPhoSin1 chromosome 12, mPhoSin1.pri, whole genome shotgun sequence and contains:
- the MAP7 gene encoding ensconsin isoform X6, with product MPYKAAHSRNPMERPKLFVTPPEGSARRRTVHGTAGYKRERERENLPFHLTPGIRRALSPSHPKARSPASSRLWLPSKSFPHLPGTPRPASSMPPGPVKPAPAQVRPPSPGNIRPIKREVRVEPERKDPEKEPQKVASEPSLKGRALLVKVEEATVEEGTPVEPEVAPAAPEAASAPASAPASTLAPSSTVTAIASLKTSAGTTDPEEATRLLAEKRRLAREQREKEEREKRETRELERQKREELAQRVAEERTRREEEARQLEAQQAREREEQLRRQEEERARREREEMERIQKQKEEEARVREEAERVRQEREKHFQREEQERLERKKRLEEIMKRTRKPEASDKKTVDQRNGDITKGALIRETAVSALPNMTNSPGQGEPAASPHVVTSHQSEVTVESTPNLEKQPNENGISVQNEDFEEIINLPIGSKPSRLDVTNSESPDIPLNPILAFGDEGTLGTLPQVDGVQTQQTAEVI
- the MAP7 gene encoding ensconsin isoform X5; this encodes MERSLKPKQKHNRWSWGGALHGSPSIHSADPDRRSVSTMNLSKHVDPVISKRLSSSSATLLNSPDRARRLQLSPWESSVVNRLLTPTHSFLARSKSTAALSGDTASCSPINIMPYKAAHSRNPMERPKLFVTPPEGSARRRTVHGTAGYKRERERENLPFHLTPGIRRALSPSHPKARSPASSRLWLPSKSFPHLPGTPRPASSMPPGPVKPAPAQVRPPSPGNIRPIKREVRVEPERKDPEKEPQKVASEPSLKGRALLVKVEEATVEEGTPVEPEVAPAAPEAASAPASAPASTLAPSSTVTAIASLKTSAGTTDPEEATRLLAEKRRLAREQREKEEREKRETRELERQKREELAQRVAEERTRREEEARQLEAQQAREREEQLRRQEEERARREREEMERIQKQKEEEARVREEAERVRQEREKHFQREEQERLERKKRLEEIMKRTRKPEASDKKTVDQRNGDITKGALIRETAVSALPNMTNSPGQGEPAASPHVVTSHQSEVTVESTPNLEKQPNENGISVQNEDFEEIINLPIGSKPSRLDVTNSESPDIPLNPILAFGDEGTLGTLPQVDGVQTQQTAEVI